CGGCGCGCGCCCGGAGCACAAGGGGTGCACTGCATGCGGTGCGCGCCCTGGCGAGCGCCCCTCGGGGGATGCCGGGGCCGCGGTTGGGGGCCGCGTCCCGGAGGGCGGCACCACGGAGGGCCACGTTCCGGGTGCTGCCCGGTGCCGGTCAGGGGAACGCGTCCAGGGCCGCCCGCGCGACCGCGCCGCTGGGCGGCGCCGTCGACCAGGCCCGGCTCGGTGCCGCGCTCACCCGGTTCTCCACCGTGCCCGTCGAACGCCTCCTCGCCCGCCCCGAGTTGCCCGCCGGGCAGTCGCTCGCGGCCCGGGGGCTGCCCGCGCGCACGATCGACGGCTTCCTGCGCCCCCTGCTCGCCGCACTGCTGTGCGACCCCGCGCTGACGACGTCCAGCCGATGCGCCGACCTCGCGCTGCGGGCCTTCGCGGGTGGGCGGCTGTGCGTGCCCGAGGGCGGCGCGGAGGCTCTTCCTGAGCTGCTCGCGCAGACGCTGCCGACGGGAACCGTGCACACAGGGGTGCGGGTCACATCCGTCTCGACGACATCGGTGGCCACGGCCGAGCACGGCGAGGTCCGGTGCCGGGCGGTGCTGCTGGCGACGGACGCGCGGGCCGCGGCCGAGCTGCTGCCGGGGTTGCGGGTGCCGGACTTCCACCCGGTGACGGTCGTCCACCACACGACGGACGAACCGCCCCGCACGGGTTCCGCGCTGCTGCTCGACGCCGACCGGGGCGGCCCGGTGGCCCACACGGCGGTGATCAGCGAGGTCGACCCGAGCCGGGCCCCTTCCGGCCGGGCCCTGATCTCCTCGACGGTCCTGGGCGACCCTCCTCCGGACCTGGAGACGGCCGTACGCACCCACCTGGGCCGCCTCTACGGCACGCCGACGCACCGCTGGGAGACCCTCGCGGTCCACCACACCCGGGAGGCGGTCCCGGCCATGCCCGCCCCGCACGACCTGCGCCGCCCGGTACGCCTGCTGGCGGGCCTGTACGTGTGCGGCGACCACCGGGACACCAGCACGGTCCAGGGCGCCCTGCACTCGGCCCACAGGGCGGCGACGGCCATCCTGAAAGACCTGGGGGCTGCGGGTTCGATGCACCGCGCAGACCCGACTCCCACAGCTCAGGCAGCGTGAGGATCACCCGCGCTCCTCTGGGGCGCGGGGCTGTATCCCTATGCGGCTGCGCCGCGTGCGCGCGATCAGCCACGACAACGCCGCACTCGACACACGACCGTCGGAGTCACGGCGAGACGGCCCCTACATCAGTGCCGCGACCTTGTCGCGATAACCGCGCACCGGCGCCGCGTCCTTGTACGGCTCCAACCGCCGCTCGAAGTCCCGCACATACTCCACCGCCCGCACCGACCGCATCTCAGCGGCCTGGCCCGCCGCCTCCGCCGCCAGCGCACAGGCCTGGTCCAGTTCCCCCAGACCGAGACGCGCGGAGGCAAGGACCACCCGGCAGAACAACCGGCTCCGCGCATACGCGGGCGCACGCAACTGAAGCGAGCGCTCGGCGTGTTGCGCCGCCGCCCGGAACTGCTGCAGATCCCGGTGACAGTGCCCGAACTCGTCCGCCAGCTGCGCCTCGTCGAAGAACCGCGCCCAGTACGGGACTTCGTCAACGGGACGGGCCGCCTCCAGGGCCCGTTCCGCGCGGACCAGGGACGCCGTGCACGCCCGCACCTCCCCCAGCACCCCGTGCCCCCGCGCCTCGGCCGAGTGCAGCAGCGCCTGCACGACCGGCGGAGCCGTCGTACCGACGCCCTGCTGGGCCACCCGCGCGAGCTGGATCGCCTCCCGCCCGTGCCCCAGATACACAGCCTGACGACTCATCGTGACCAGCACATACGCCCCGTACGTCCGGTCCCCCGCCGCCTGCGCGAGCCGCAGCGCCTGCACGAAGTACCGCTGGGCGAGACCGTGCGCCGCAATGTCGTACGACGTCCAGCCCGCGAGCCGGGTCAGGTCCGCCGCCGCGGCGAACAGCCTGCGGCCGGTCGTCTCCCCGTAGGTACCGCGCAGCATCGGCTCGCACTCGTGCTCCAGATAGCGCACCAGGGCCTGGCGGGCGTGGCCGCCGCCGTACTGGTCGTCGAGGGTGCGGAAGAGTTCGCCGACCGAACCGAGCGCGGCGATGTCGCCCCCGGTGACCTTCTGACCGGGCACGCGTTCGGCCTGGCCCCGCTGCCGTGGCACCACCGGGCGCCCCTGGGGAGGGACCCCGACCGGCTCGCCGCGGGCGACCTTGTCGTCGGGGCGGCCGATCAGCCAGTCACGGCTCGGCACGACCAGTCCGGCGGGGGTGAAGGCGATCTTGCGCAGTTCGGCGTGGCTGCCGGAGTCCTTGCGCCACAGCCCGCTGACGATGTCGACGGCCTCCTCGGGACCCGCGGCGAACTCCAGCCCGGCGTAGACGGGCGCGCAGGCGTCGAGGCCCAGGTCCTGCGCGGAGAGCCGGCGGCCGAGACGCCGGGTGAAGACCTCGGCGATGAGGGCGGGCGTGGTGCCCCGGGGCTGTTGCCCGCGCAGCCACCGGGTCACGGACGTCTTGTCGTACCGGAGATCCAGCCCATGTTCGAGACCGAGCTGGTCCACACGTCGGGCGAGACCCGCGTTGGAGAACCCCGCTTCTGCGATGAGCGCGGCGAGCTGTCGATTGGGAGTGCGCTGCGCGGGTCGTTCCGTCATCTGCGGTGCGGTCTCCTGCCTTTCGGGCTGTCACGTGGCCACGTGGTGCCCGGATTGCCTGTGAGCAGCCCTTATGGCCTGCGCGAACGGCGAATGTAGCGGAGAGTGAGCAGGTGATCGCACACTTCGACGTTCGTTCATCCGATCGTGTGAGGATTGACCCCGGAGCTGACGCCTGCGGGCCGGACGTACAGTGGCGTGGGCACCCTTCGTGCCTTACGACCTTCTAGGGAGGCGCTTGCCGTGAGTGGGTTGCGGTTCGTCCGTATGGGCTTCGGTGCGGACGCGGTCGAGTACCAGCAGGCGTGGGACGAGCAGCGCCGGGTGCACGCGGCGCGGTTCGAGGACGAGATCCCCGACACCGTCCTGCTGCTCGAACACCCCCCTGTGTATACGGCGGGCCGGCGCACCGCGGACAACGAGCGCCCCCTCGACGGCACCCCGGTCATCGACGTGGACCGCGGCGGCAAGATCACCTGGCACGGTCCGGGCCAGCTGGTGGGGTACCCGATCCAGAAGCTCCCGCGTCCGGTGGACGTGGTGGCGCACGTACGGCGCCTGGAGGAGGCCCTGATCCGCACATGCGCGGAGTTCGGCCTGGAGACCAGCCGGGTCGAGGGCCGCAGTGGCGTGTGGGTGCTGGGCGATCCGGTCGAGACGCGTCCGGCGCTCGGCGGGCTCTCCCTGGACTTCGACCCCCGGCTCATGGACGAGGAGTTCGACCCCCGCATGAACGGCCCGGAGTACGCCCCGTCCAACGCCGGGCAGCGCCGCGAGGACCGCAAGATCGCGGCGATCGGCATCCGGGTCGCCAAGGGCGTGACGATGCACGGCTTCGCGCTGAACGTGAACCCGGACAACAAGTGGTTCGACCGGATCATCCCCTGCGGCATCCGTGACGCGGGGGTCGCCTCCCTCGCGGGCGAGCTCGGCCGGGACGTCACCATCGACGAGGTCCTGCCGGTCGTCGAGCGGCATCTGAAGGACGTACTCGAGAACGCGGAACTGAAGCCGAGAGTGATCGAGAAGACACCGGCAGCCTGAACACCGCCTCGGGCTTTCAAATCCACGGGCGTACCCTTGAGCACGCCGAAGAATCAAACGCTAGGGAGCCGGTCGTGTCCGCAGTCGCACCCGACGGACGCAAGATGCTGCGCCTGGAGGTCCGCAACGCCCAGACCCCCATCGAGCGCAAGCCCGAGTGGATCAAGACCCGGGCGAAAATGGGCCCCGAGTACACCGCGATGCAGAAGCTCGTGAAGAGCGAGGGCCTGCACACGGTCTGCCAGGAAGCCGGCTGTCCCAACATCTACGAGTGCTGGGAGGACCGCGAGGCGACCTTCCTCATCGGCGGCGACCAGTGCACCCGGCGTTGCGACTTCTGCCAGATCGACACCGGCAAGCCCGAGGCTCTGGACCGTGACGAGCCGCGCCGCGTCGGCGAGTCCGTCGTCACCATGGACCTGAACTACGCCACCATCACCGGCGTCGCCCGCGACGACCTGGAGGACGGCGGCGCGTGGCTGTACGCCGAGACGGTCCGGCAGATCCACGAGCAGACCGCGGGCCGTGAGGCCGGCCGCACCAAGGTCGAGCTGCTGGCCCCGGACTTCAACGCCGTGCCGGAGCTGCTCCAGCAGGTCTTCGAGTCCCGTCCCGAGGTCTTCGCGCACAACGTCGAGACGGTCCCCCGGATCTTCAAGCGCATCCGCCCCGGCTTCCGGTACGAGCGCTCCCTGAAGGTCATCACCGAGGCCCGCGACTTCGGCCTGGTGACCAAGTCCAACCTGATCCTCGGCATGGGCGAGACCCGCGAGGAGGTCAGTGAGGCGCTCCAGCAGCTGCACGACGCCGGCTGCGAGCTCGTCACCATCACCCAGTACCTGCGCCCCTCCGTGCGCCACCACCCCGTGGAACGCTGGGTGAAGCCGCAGGAGTTCGTGGAGCTGAAGGACGAGGCCGAGCAGATCGGCTTCTCCGGTGTGATGTCCGGACCGCTCGTCCGGTCCTCCTACCGGGCGGGCCGGCTCTACCAGATGGCCGTCGAGAAGCGTGGCTCCTACGTCGCTTCGCAGGCCGTCTGAGCACCGTCTGAGCCCTCTTTGGGCCCTCTCTGAGCACCTTCGGATGGCACGGAGTGCCACTCCAAACGTGTGAATCCGAGCACAAGCAGCTACCGCTCGGTAGCGGCCGATCGACGCGGTCCCGGACATCCCCGCAGATAGGGGGGCCATCGGGGCCGCGTCCGTGTTTTCGGGCGGCACATCAAGGCTTCATGGGTGTTTGACCGGTCGGTCACGCCCTGGTAACACCATTCAGTGACCCTGGCTGTACAGCCCGTGCACCACTCACCAGAGCCGCCCACTCCCGAGGGGGACCCCTATCATGCAGGCCGCGCCGGTTCGCGCCACCGCCATCCCGTCCTTCACCGATGCACTCCGTGCCGTCGAGTCCGTGCTCATGAGCAGCGGTCAGCGGACCGCCCGCCGCAACGCCTGGACGTCCGTCCTGGAGGACCGCCGCCGCGCCAAGGACAGGGTCGAGGCGCAGCGTGTCCTGGAGCAGACGCTCACCGAGACGGTCATCGCCCGTTCCTGAACCGTCCCCTTCGACGGTGGGCACTGCCGTCGTCGGCGCCTGCGGGGCCACGTAGACTTCGGGGCATGGCGAGAAGTGACAGTGCGGCGGATGCCGCGAACCCCGGGCGACTGAAGCAGATCGCCCTGACGTACAAGATGACCCGCAAGGCCGACAAGAAGATCGGCCTGGTACTCGCGGGTGTCTTCATCCTCATCCTCGGTGTCTTTCTCGCGATCGGTTTCCTGATCGGTCATCCGGTCTACCTCGGCATCCTGGGCTTCCTGCTCGCCTTCCTCGGGACGGCGATCATCTTCGGACGCCGGGCTGAGCGGGCCGCGTTCGGGCAGATGGAGGGTCAGCCGGGCGCCGCGGCGGCCGTGCTGGACAACATCGGCCGGGGCTGGACGACGACCCCCGCGGTGGCGATGAACCGCAGTCAGGACGTGGTGCACCGGGCCGTCGGCAAGGCCGGCATCGTCCTGGTCGCCGAGGGCAACCCGAACCGGGTCAAGGGCCTGCTGGCCGCCGAGAAGAAGAAGATGAACCGCATCGTCGCGGATGTGCCGGTGCACGACATCCTCGTCGGCACGGGCGAGGGCCAGGTCCCCCTCAAGAAGGTGCGGACCACCATGCTCAAGCTGCCGCGCGTGCTGACCGGTCCCCAGGTGACGGCCACGAACGACCGCTTGCGGGCGCTGGGCGACCTGATGAGCAACATGCCGTTGCCGAAGGGCCCCATGCCCAAGGGCATGAAGCTCCCCAAGGGTGGACCCAAGGCCCGCTGAATCCTCTCGTACGACGATGGGGGCGCCCGGTGTGACACCGGGCGCCCCCATCGTCGTAGTGGATCAGCAGTCACTCCGGGCGGGCCTGCCCGCGAACCGGTCGCCGAGCCAGGAGACGACGTCGCCGACGGCCTGGTTGTCGGTGAGGAGATGGTCGCCGGCGTAGATCTTCCAGCCGGTTCGCACGCCCGCGGCGCAGTAGGCGGTGCGGACGGCGTCCTCGGTGGTGGTGGGGATGACTTCGTCGAGGGCCCCGCGGTACTGCAGGACCGTGCCGAGCTTCTGGGTGTCCAGCACCTGGCCCCAGATGCGGCCGTCGCTGCCGCGCTGCCGGTAGAGCTGGTCGAGGGTGATCCCGGCCGTGGTGAAGTCCTTGATGCTCTTGCCCGCGAGGGCGGTGAGGGTGCCGGCCAGACAGACGGACTTGGCGGTCTTCACGGCCTCCCGGCCCTGGTCGTTGAGGAGCGAGTCGAAGGGCAGCGTGGGATAGGCCGCCAGAGGATGGTCCGGGGCCTCCCCGTCGCCTCTGGCCGTACCGAACTGGCCGGGTCGTGAGGGCTGTGTCCATCAGCGGCCTTGCCGCGGGGGCCTCCCGGGCCCAGGATGCGTGTCGCCGCTCCGGGGTCGAGTACGCCGGGGACCAGCTCGCCCAAGACCGTTCGGGGCGCGCGGCGGAACGGGCTCACTCCCGTTCAGTCCACAGGAACGGTTGCTTGGGTGCCAGACGCCAGGAGCCCGGATCTACTGACTAGTAGTCAGCTGCTGCGCGTCTTCCTCGCCGCGGCTGTCAGGACGCGACAAAGACGAGGGACCTCGTGAGAGAGGGACCTCGTCAGATACGCACTTCCACGGTCTTCGCCAGCCGGTCGTGCAGACCCCTGCCGTCGCGGTCCCAGATCAGGGCCGGGAGGGCGAGGCAGAGCAGGACCGTGCGCAGGAGGGCGCGCGCCGGGTTCACGCGACCGGTGTCGAGGGCGATCACCCGCAGGCCGAAGAGGCGCTTGCCGGGGGTGTAGCCGATGGTGCCGACGGTGAGGACACCCATCACGAAGAAGACCAGCAGCGACCAGTTCGAGGTCGACGGGCCGCCGTAGCTCTGAGTGATCAACTGGGATGCAATCAGGACGCTCATCGCCCAGTCCACGGCGAGTGCGCCCAGCCGCCGTCCGGGGCGGGCGATCGAGCCCGGCCCCTCCTCCGGCAGGCCGAGCTGCTGTCCGCGGTATCCGAAGTCGACACCGGCGTCCTCGGCGGCCGCGCGGGGGCCCGAGAGCCACGATCCGATTGCATCCCTCTTGTCCACGGGTCCACGGTACTGCCAGCGTTTCGGGATGCGGACAGGTGGGGCCGGACCCACGATGTCCGGTTAACTTGTGCGAAACAAATGGGTCACGCCCGAGAAACCACCCGTCCCTAGGGTCGTGGACAGCGTGTGCCACCGCACTGGCCGCACGAACGAACTACCACCCCGGTCCAGGAACGGTCGGGAGTAGGAGGAGCTGGATGTTCCAGAACGCCGACGAGGCCAAGAAGTTCATCGCGGACGAGGACGTCAAGTTCGTCGACGTCCGCTTCTGCGACCTGCCGGGCGTCATGCAGCACTTCACGCTGCCCGTCGAGGCGTTCGACCCGGACGAGGAGCTCGCGTTCGACGGCTCGTCGATCCGTGGTTTCCAGGCCATCCACGAATCCGACATGGCGCTGCGCGCGGACCTGTCGACCGCCCGGGTCGACTCCTTCCGGCGCGACAAGACGCTGAACATCAACTTCTTCATCCACGACCCGATCACCGGCGAGCAGTACAGCCGTGACCCGCGCAACGTGGCGAAGAAGGCCGAGGCCTACCTCGCCTCCACCGGTATCGCCGACACCGCGTACTTCGGCCCCGAGGCCGAGTTCTACGTGTTCGACAGCGTGCGCTTCGCCACCTCGTCGAACGAGTCCTTCTACCACATCGACTCCGAGGCGGGCGCCTGGAACACCGGTGCGCTGGAGGACAACCGCGGTTACAAGGTCCGCTACAAGGGCGGCTACTTCCCGGTCCCGCCGGTCGACCACTTCGCCGACCTGCGTGCCGAGATCTCCCTCGAGCTGGCCAAGTCCGGCCTCCAGGTCGAGCGTCAGCACCACGAGGTGGGCACCGCCGGCCAGGCCGAGATCAACTACAAGTTCAACACGCTGCTCGCCGCGGCCGACGACCTCCAGCTCTTCAAGTACATCGTGAAGAACGTCGCCTGGCGCAACGGCAAGACCGCGACCTTCATGCCGAAGCCGATCTTCGGTGACAACGGCTCGGGCATGCACGTCCACCAGTCGCTGTGGACGGGCGGCCAGCCGCTCTTCTACGACGAGGCCGGTTACGCGGGCCTGTCGGACACCGCCCGCTACTACATCGGCGGCATCCTCAAGCACGCCCCGTCGCTGCTGGCCTTCACCAACCCGACGGTGAACTCCTACCACCGTCTGGTGCCGGGCTTCGAGGCGCCGATCAACCTGGTGTACTCGCAGCGCAACCGCTCCGCGGCCATGCGTATCCCGATCACGGGCTCCAACCCGAAGGCCAAGCGCGTCGAGTTCCGCGCGCCCGACTCCTCCGGCAACCCGTACCTGGCCTTCTCGGCACTGCTGCTCGCGGGCCTCGACGGCATCAAGAACAAGATCGAGCCGGCCGAGCCGATCGACAAGGACCTGTACGAGCTGGCTCCCGAGGAGCACGCGGGCGTCGCGCAGGTCCCGACCTCCCTCCCGGCGGTCCTCGATCGCCTCGAGGCCGACCACGAGTTCCTCCTCCAGGGCGACGTCTTCACGCCGGACCTGATCGAGACGTGGATCGACTTCAAGCGGACGAACGAGATCGCCCCGCTCCAGCTGCGTCCGCACCCGCACGAGTTCGAGCTCTACTTCGACGTGTGATCGACCCGTAGGCCAGTCCTACGGCGTTTTACGGCGCCCCCGTTCCCGTTTCCCGGGACGGGGGCGCCGTCGTATCGTTTCCTG
This portion of the Streptomyces canus genome encodes:
- a CDS encoding NAD(P)/FAD-dependent oxidoreductase, with the translated sequence MLEPAYQADVVIVGAGVAGLSAAHRLTSQGVTVAVLEAAPCVGGRMSTEKVDGFRLDRIGRLLSTAYPELQLAPGLDGLVLRPFAPGVLLHGDGRHHRVDAPARARSTRGALHAVRALASAPRGMPGPRLGAASRRAAPRRATFRVLPGAGQGNASRAARATAPLGGAVDQARLGAALTRFSTVPVERLLARPELPAGQSLAARGLPARTIDGFLRPLLAALLCDPALTTSSRCADLALRAFAGGRLCVPEGGAEALPELLAQTLPTGTVHTGVRVTSVSTTSVATAEHGEVRCRAVLLATDARAAAELLPGLRVPDFHPVTVVHHTTDEPPRTGSALLLDADRGGPVAHTAVISEVDPSRAPSGRALISSTVLGDPPPDLETAVRTHLGRLYGTPTHRWETLAVHHTREAVPAMPAPHDLRRPVRLLAGLYVCGDHRDTSTVQGALHSAHRAATAILKDLGAAGSMHRADPTPTAQAA
- a CDS encoding regulator, translated to MTERPAQRTPNRQLAALIAEAGFSNAGLARRVDQLGLEHGLDLRYDKTSVTRWLRGQQPRGTTPALIAEVFTRRLGRRLSAQDLGLDACAPVYAGLEFAAGPEEAVDIVSGLWRKDSGSHAELRKIAFTPAGLVVPSRDWLIGRPDDKVARGEPVGVPPQGRPVVPRQRGQAERVPGQKVTGGDIAALGSVGELFRTLDDQYGGGHARQALVRYLEHECEPMLRGTYGETTGRRLFAAAADLTRLAGWTSYDIAAHGLAQRYFVQALRLAQAAGDRTYGAYVLVTMSRQAVYLGHGREAIQLARVAQQGVGTTAPPVVQALLHSAEARGHGVLGEVRACTASLVRAERALEAARPVDEVPYWARFFDEAQLADEFGHCHRDLQQFRAAAQHAERSLQLRAPAYARSRLFCRVVLASARLGLGELDQACALAAEAAGQAAEMRSVRAVEYVRDFERRLEPYKDAAPVRGYRDKVAALM
- the lipB gene encoding lipoyl(octanoyl) transferase LipB; translation: MSGLRFVRMGFGADAVEYQQAWDEQRRVHAARFEDEIPDTVLLLEHPPVYTAGRRTADNERPLDGTPVIDVDRGGKITWHGPGQLVGYPIQKLPRPVDVVAHVRRLEEALIRTCAEFGLETSRVEGRSGVWVLGDPVETRPALGGLSLDFDPRLMDEEFDPRMNGPEYAPSNAGQRREDRKIAAIGIRVAKGVTMHGFALNVNPDNKWFDRIIPCGIRDAGVASLAGELGRDVTIDEVLPVVERHLKDVLENAELKPRVIEKTPAA
- the lipA gene encoding lipoyl synthase, whose product is MSAVAPDGRKMLRLEVRNAQTPIERKPEWIKTRAKMGPEYTAMQKLVKSEGLHTVCQEAGCPNIYECWEDREATFLIGGDQCTRRCDFCQIDTGKPEALDRDEPRRVGESVVTMDLNYATITGVARDDLEDGGAWLYAETVRQIHEQTAGREAGRTKVELLAPDFNAVPELLQQVFESRPEVFAHNVETVPRIFKRIRPGFRYERSLKVITEARDFGLVTKSNLILGMGETREEVSEALQQLHDAGCELVTITQYLRPSVRHHPVERWVKPQEFVELKDEAEQIGFSGVMSGPLVRSSYRAGRLYQMAVEKRGSYVASQAV
- a CDS encoding SCO2195 family GlnR-regulated protein, with translation MQAAPVRATAIPSFTDALRAVESVLMSSGQRTARRNAWTSVLEDRRRAKDRVEAQRVLEQTLTETVIARS
- a CDS encoding DUF4191 domain-containing protein translates to MARSDSAADAANPGRLKQIALTYKMTRKADKKIGLVLAGVFILILGVFLAIGFLIGHPVYLGILGFLLAFLGTAIIFGRRAERAAFGQMEGQPGAAAAVLDNIGRGWTTTPAVAMNRSQDVVHRAVGKAGIVLVAEGNPNRVKGLLAAEKKKMNRIVADVPVHDILVGTGEGQVPLKKVRTTMLKLPRVLTGPQVTATNDRLRALGDLMSNMPLPKGPMPKGMKLPKGGPKAR
- a CDS encoding RDD family protein gives rise to the protein MDKRDAIGSWLSGPRAAAEDAGVDFGYRGQQLGLPEEGPGSIARPGRRLGALAVDWAMSVLIASQLITQSYGGPSTSNWSLLVFFVMGVLTVGTIGYTPGKRLFGLRVIALDTGRVNPARALLRTVLLCLALPALIWDRDGRGLHDRLAKTVEVRI
- the glnA gene encoding type I glutamate--ammonia ligase gives rise to the protein MFQNADEAKKFIADEDVKFVDVRFCDLPGVMQHFTLPVEAFDPDEELAFDGSSIRGFQAIHESDMALRADLSTARVDSFRRDKTLNINFFIHDPITGEQYSRDPRNVAKKAEAYLASTGIADTAYFGPEAEFYVFDSVRFATSSNESFYHIDSEAGAWNTGALEDNRGYKVRYKGGYFPVPPVDHFADLRAEISLELAKSGLQVERQHHEVGTAGQAEINYKFNTLLAAADDLQLFKYIVKNVAWRNGKTATFMPKPIFGDNGSGMHVHQSLWTGGQPLFYDEAGYAGLSDTARYYIGGILKHAPSLLAFTNPTVNSYHRLVPGFEAPINLVYSQRNRSAAMRIPITGSNPKAKRVEFRAPDSSGNPYLAFSALLLAGLDGIKNKIEPAEPIDKDLYELAPEEHAGVAQVPTSLPAVLDRLEADHEFLLQGDVFTPDLIETWIDFKRTNEIAPLQLRPHPHEFELYFDV